In the genome of Arachis stenosperma cultivar V10309 chromosome 6, arast.V10309.gnm1.PFL2, whole genome shotgun sequence, the window AAGAGTTTTCTAACCGAGGAGCAGAGGATCAAGATCAAGAACATTGCTTGTACTGGCAAAACCACCACAGGTTATCTAGAGAAGCTTGCTCAGATGACTTAGAGGCAGGAGAATTTAATCTTCATTTTGATAACGTTTATAGCAGACCTCCAGAATCGCCCACTGTAAATTCCAGAACTTCTAGCTTTGAGTGATGAATTTTGCCCCACATTAAATTTTACTTGTATGGACATTTGATTCTTTGCTGTATATAAATCCATTTGTGATTGTTAACTGAGCCTTGGCTTAATGTTGGAAGGTCATTAAGGATGGTTGCAAGGGGTCTGGAAAGGCCTTCTACTTCCAGGTGTAAGaaccattaaaaaaattagagagaaaaaGGAAATGTTTTATGTTGTCCGGTCTCTAAATTTGTCAACTCATATCATTTTCATGGTTATTTGTtctattaaaacaaaaaagtgaCAACTAGAATGAGAGGTGGTTTGTTTTACCCCAGTTAAAAATTGTGCAGGGTAAAATTAGTTATACAAGTAAATTTTATGTTGCTTCTTATAACGGAATAAGCTAATGTCTGAGGAAGGAGTGTGACAACTGAAAAAGATCTACTTTAGAATATGAAGTTCCCATTGTCATCAATTATGTATGCATAAATTGTCAGTGAAATTACAAGACTagagagtaattaaacctttaaaAAATCACTTATTCTCATTTTGCACAAACTGGCTATTATAGTCCTAGAATCTTGGCAGATATCTCACTAACCGGATTACACATATGTCCTTTCTGATATATTTTCATACCACATACAAGTGGTCCAGTAACAGTAATGTCTAAGCATGAGAAACTGAGGAACAGGAACACCAAATTGGTAGAAAAAAGCAAACCAACACTTATTGCTCTGTTTGCACTTTGCATTGTACTTGCTCAGTGTCCTCCATGTGCTGATGAactaaaaaaacaaataaaaataaaaaccaacTTTGGGGTGATAATTTCCGAGAGGGTGTGGTTTTCTCATGCTGCTGCTACTTATGGCTCCTCATTGTATGGGTCCTACAACCCATCTTATGATTTAGGCTTCTCCAAGTGCAACACAGTATCATGAACATAATGGATGCTGCAACTAATCATTTCCTTTCGTTTGTGATCTAAGCAATGACACTAAAAGCAATGTTACTTTTTTTCAACTATAATCGTATTGTGGCACTCACTTTATCACTAACTATCATTTCAagaaattctttttaaaaaaatactgaTAATGTatgattttttatatacatttcTCTTACAAATGCTTGTGTTGCAGAATTAGAACTTAGATAAGCAGAGAAAGACATGACCATAATTCTAAAACTCTGCAAATACTTAACATGTGCCGATGTCCATTTTTGTCACTATTAAGGACTAGAaattcagaaaacagaaagaCAAAATggtaaagttttttttttttttggaaaaaggaaAGGTTATGTTACATTAAACCTCATTTTCCAGAGGAATGATTGCACTTTTGGATCCACGGCAATAACGGAACGGAAAGAATGATCTTCTGGTTCTGCTATTACAATCTTCACTGGCACTAGCATGATTCTGATTATGCCTATTTTGCTGAATAATGGCTTGAACATCTAAGTAAACTTGTCTATCATTTGCAGAATCCATTGAAAAGGATCTTCTAATAGGCTGAAGAGAAGAGAATTGATCATCTTTCTTTCCAACATCAATGCACTCATCTCCCATGATTGAAACATGGTGGCACTTCCATGGTTTCTTCCTTGCAAAGCTAGAGTAACTCCTACTGTGTGCTATGTTTTCCCCTGAGTCATTATTCATCACTTGTTGCTGCATCTGTGGCAGTGTTGTAATTCCTTCATGTTCTGCTCCAACTTCAATGACCACAAAATCTTCATCACTTGCCATGTTAGAGAGCAACTGAGAGTCCTGAGGGGAAGAACTCGGGGCTATAATACGGTCAGTTGGAAGCTGCATGTTGCCGGAGATACTTGTTCTGCAGAGAGGGCAATTTGCATTGGTCTGAAGCCAAATATGAATGCAATCCAAGTGAAATGCATGGTTGCAATTTGGAAGAACTTTGAGCATTTCCCTTTCTTGAAACTCTGTCAGACAAACTACACAGGCAGAGATGCTTTGAAAATCTTTTGTAAACTGAAATGTTGGGATTTCTTGGATGGAAGATTCATCTAAGCCAAGGTTGAGCATCCTTGGAGAGAATGCTATGAAGGGATCTTCATCCTGTGGATGCGGATTATTGGGAGTCTGCATCCGCAGGAAGGAGATCCATCTTAGAGGGTTAACATGGTGCCAATTTGAGCAgcattttgtaacaaaagatAAGTAGGTAATGAGTATGAAAAGTGTGGCCGGTATGAGAGGCAGGACAATAACAAATATGAGTAGAGAAGAATCCGATGAAGGTTGATGTTGATATTCTTCAAAGTGAGTGTGGTTGTGGTTCAATGCCATGTGAGATATGAGCATACAGAGGCACGAGATCTTTCTTATCTTGGACAGAATGCAAAGGAGTCGTTATTAGTTATAAAATTGTAAGGAACGTGCACATGTGCTCGTCACTAGGAAAAAGGAACAACACGACGGTTCACCGTTTGACTTTATGATTAAGCTACCTATACTACTACAAATACGGATTTGGTTCCCCGTTTAAAAAAAGCACGGTGTTTGATTGAGTATTAGATATAAGAAAAGCTTGAGGGTTAGTAATTTGTAATTTGATTTAGTGTTagatttataaaatataatatttagatTTATAATAAGAGGAGATTTAAATGGTCATGTTGGAAAAGAAGTGACTGGGTATGCgagtattcacggaggccatggtttcAGGGTGATTAATGTCAAGggtaaaattattttgaatttttcctcgatctttgatcttctcatcgcaaatacatgttttaaaaagagagacgaatgtcttataacctataagagtggcatgacaagctctcaaatcgacttcttgttgaggagagtcaaccgaaaattttgcattaattgtaaaattatttcgggagagagtttgacaacacaatCTAGGATACTCGTCATAAATTTTCGCGTTGAGTAAAAAttgaggaaaagacatcatacgaagaacccaaggacgaggtggtAGCAGATaaaaggtgaggaacaaagaaacTTCATAAGACGGGTAAGAGAAGAGACAAAGTGGGATGGGAATGGAAGCGCAcaagagatgtggagggagatggcaaaagttattagaagaacagcaaaagaaagttttggtgaatttgaaagaataggaccaagagacaaggagtcctggtggtAGAATGCGAGtgtacaaaaaaaaagataaaaataaaaagggagtgctttaaagagtggtctttatgccgcaaCGCAGGTAACTGgaaaaaatataaggcggctaagaaagagacaaaagtggctgtaagtgaagtaagaacaagagcatatgagggtctctaccagtctttgaGTACGAAAGGAggagaaaaaggtatatatagaatcgcaaagagcCGTGAAAGAAGAACAAGAGATTTGGATAAAGTTAAatgcataaaggataaggatggagaggtgttggctcaagaggagaagattaataaAAGGTGGAAGAGCAACTTCTACaagttatttaatgagggacagaagactcCTTCGACCCTTGGTCAGTTATACACAagggaagaaaataaaaattttgactactatcgaaggattcgaaacttcgaggtaaaagaggctctaaagcagatgaaaaatggcagggtAGTAGGACttgataatatcccgattgaggtttggaagggccttggagaaaaaggcatcaactggttaaccaagctttttaatgagattttaaggtcaaagaagatgcctgatgagtggagaaagagcaccttggtgCTTATTTACAAGAATAAAGGGAATATACAAAGTTGCGAAAACTATAGAGGGATCAAGTTCATAATTCATAccatgaagttatgggaaagggtgatagaacggaggttgagaaaagagacacaagtaataGAGAACCAATAAGCGATATAtctattaagaaggatgatggagaggtatcgtagtaataaaagagATCTACATATgatgtttattgatttggaaaaagcgtatgatagggtgttaaaggaggtcttatggaaggttttagaaaagaggagagtaagcATTGTATATATTcgtgcaattaaagacatgtatgatgtgac includes:
- the LOC130932922 gene encoding RING-H2 finger protein ATL16-like, which codes for MQLPTDRIIAPSSSPQDSQLLSNMASDEDFVVIEVGAEHEGITTLPQMQQQVMNNDSGENIAHSRSYSSFARKKPWKCHHVSIMGDECIDVGKKDDQFSSLQPIRRSFSMDSANDRQVYLDVQAIIQQNRHNQNHASASEDCNSRTRRSFFPFRYCRGSKSAIIPLENEV